One region of Drosophila teissieri strain GT53w chromosome 2L, Prin_Dtei_1.1, whole genome shotgun sequence genomic DNA includes:
- the LOC122620997 gene encoding glutamate receptor ionotropic, kainate 3 gives MKANCVGNSSVHWPQMCVGNSRAAGMWQRILVLLCMWSALLVCRSQGQQINIGAFFYDDELELEKEFMAVVNAINGPESEQTVRFYPLIKRLKPEDGSVALQEQACDLVDNGVAAIFGPSSKAASDIVALVCNSTGIPHIEFDISDEGIQAEKPNHQLTLNLYPAQAILSKAYADIVQNFGWRKFTIVYDADDAKAAARLQDLLQLREVHNDVVRVRKFQKDDDFRVMWKSIRGERRVVLDCEPSMLVDLLNSSTEFGLTGQYNHIFLTNLETYTDHLEELAADNVTFGVNITAARLLVNPDPPPYSLPYGYVTQRDSIVYESSDPPRTLLHDLIHDALQLFAQSWRNASFFYPDRMAVPRITCDFAASGGRTWAMGRYLARLMKGTSGVNNTNFRTSVLQFDDDGQRITFNIEVYDPLDGIGMAIWDPRGQITQLNVDVKVQKKMVYRVATRIGPPYFSYNETARELNLTGNAQYQGYAVDLIDAIARHVGFEYEFVPVADQQYGKLDKETKQWNGIIGEIINNDAHMGICDLTITQARKTAVDFTVPFMQLGVSILAYKSPHVEKTLGAYLDPFGGEVWIWILISVFAMTILKTIVARISKMDWENPHPCNRDPEVLENQWHIHNTGWLTVASIMTAGCDILPRSPQVRMFEATWWIFAIIIANSYTANLAAFLTSSNMKGSITNLKDLSGQKKVKFGTIYGGSTYNLLAESNETVYRLAFNLMNNDDPSAYTKDNLEGVDRVRKNRGDYMFLMETTTLEYHREQNCDLRSVGEKFGEKHYAIAVPFDAEYRSNLSVAILKLSERGELYDLKQKWWKNPNASCFEEPDPDATADMTFGELRGIFYTLYAGIFIAFLIGITEFLLYVQQVALEERLSFKEAFKKEIRFVLCVWNNRKPIVAGTPISSVRTTPRRSLDKSLDRTPKSSRRVVIGRSSEEMREMAQGSASSSGSNNAGGEQKEARV, from the exons ATGAAGGCGAACTGTGTCGGAAATAGCTCAGTCCACTGGCCACAGATGTGCGTTGGGAATTCCAGAGCAGCTGGCATGTGGCAGCGCATTCTTGTGCTCCTCTGCATGTGGAGCGCATTGCTCGTGTGCCGCAGCCAGGGGCAACAAATCAACATTG GCGCCTTCTTCTACGACGacgagctggagctggagaaggagttCATGGCGGTGGTCAACGCCATCAATGGACCCGAATCCGAGCAGACGGTGCGTTTCTATCCGCTCATCAAGCGCCTGAAGCCCGAGGATGGCAGTGTTGCACTGCAGGAACAGG CCTGCGATCTCGTAGATAATGGTGTCGCGGCTATTTTCGGACCAAGTTCAAAGGCGGCGAGCG ACATTGTGGCCTTGGTGTGCAACAGCACCGGCATTCCGCACATAGAGTTCGACATCTCGGACGAGGGCATTCAGGCCGAGAAGCCCAACCACCAGCTGACCCTCAACCTCTACCCGGCACAGGCAATCTTGTCCAAGGCCTACGCGGATATTGTGCAGAACTTCGGGTGGCGCAAGTTCACCATTGTCTACGATGCGGATGATG CCAAGGCGGCCGCTCGACTGCAGGACCTTCTGCAGCTGCGAGAGGTGCACAATGACGTGGTGCGGGTGCGCAAGTTCCAGAAGGACGACGACTTCCGCGTCATGTGGAAGAGCATCCGGGGCGAGCGGCGCGTGGTGCTGGACTGTGAGCCCAGCATGCTGGTGGATCTGCTCAACTCCTCCACCGAGTTCGGTCTGACGGGGCAGTACAAT CACATATTCCTGACCAACCTGGAAACCTACACCGATCACCTGGAGGAACTGGCGGCGGACAACGTGACTTTTGGCGTGAACATAACTGCTGCTCGCCTCTTGGTCAATCCCGATCCTCCGCCG TACTCCCTACCCTACGGATACGTCACCCAAAGGGACAGCATCGTTTACGAGAGCAGTGATCCGCCTCGCACGCTGCTTCACGACCTGATACACGATGCACTGCAGCTTTTTGCGCAGTCCTGGCGCAATGCCAGCTTCTTCTACCCGGACAGGATGGCGGTGCCGCGCATCACCTGCGACTTTGCCGCATCCGGAGGTCGCACCTGGGCCATGGGGCGCTACCTGGCACGGCTCATGAAAGGG ACTTCCGGCGTGAACAACACGAACTTCCGGACCAGTGTCCTGCAGTTCGACGACGATGGCCAGCGGATAACGTTCAACATCGAGGTGTACGACCCCCTGGATGGCATTGGCATGGCCATCTGGGATCCACGGGGCCAGATAACGCAGCTCAACGTGGACGTGAAGGTGCAGAAGAAGATGGTTTACCGGGTGGCCACCAGAATCGGCCCGCCCTACTTCTCCTACAACGAGACGGCGAGGGAGCTGAATCTCACGGGCAACGCCCAGTATCAAGGATATGCCGTGGACCTCATCGACGCCATTGCCAGGCACGTGGGATTCGAGTACGAGTTCGTTCCCGTGGCCGATCAGCAGTACGGCAAACTGGACAAGGAGACCAAGCAGTGGAACGGCATCATTGGCGAGATAATCAACAAT GACGCACACATGGGAATCTGCGACCTGACCATCACCCAGGCGCGCAAAACCGCCGTGGACTTCACGGTGCCCTTCATGCAGCTGGGCGTCAGCATCCTCGCCTACAAGAGTCCGCACGTGGAGAAGACTCTCGGTGCGTATCTGGATCCTTTCGGGGGGGAAGTGTGGATCTGGATTCTCATATCGGTGTTCGCGATGACCATCCTCAAGACCATTGTGGCGCGCATCTCCAAAATGGACTGGGAGAACCCGCATCCGTGCAACCGGGATCCCGAGGTGCTGGAGAACCAGTGGCACATCCACAACACTGGCTGGTTGACGGTGGCCTCCATCATGACGGCGGGATGCGACATCCTGCCGCGAAGTCCACAG GTGCGAATGTTTGAGGCCACGTGGTGGATTTTCGCCATCATCATAGCCAACTCCTATACGGCCAACTTGGCTGCGTTTCTGACCAGCTCCAACATGAAGGGCAGCATCACCAACCTGAAGGATCTGAGTGGCCAGAAGAAGGTCAAGTTCGGCACCATCTACGGCGGCAGCACGTACAATCTGCTGGCCGAGTCCAACGAGACCGTCTACCGCCTGGCCTTCAATCTCATGAACAACGACGACCCATCCGCCTACACCAAGGACAACCTGGAGGGAGTGGATCGCGTGCGGAAGAACCGCGGCGACTACATGTTCCTGATGGAGACCACCACCCTGGAGTACCATCGCGAGCAGAACTGCGACCTGCGCTCCGTGGGCGAGAAGTTCGGGGAGAAGCACTACGCCATCGCCGTGCCCTTCGATGCGGAGTACAGATCCAACCTGAGTGTGGCCATCCTCAAGCTGAGCGAGCGGGGCGAGCTGTACGACCTCAAGCAGAAGTGGTGGAAGAACCCCAATGCCAGCTGCTTCGAGGAGCCCGATCCTGACGCCACTGCCGACATGACCTTCGGCGAGCTGCGCGGCATATTCTACACGCTCTACGCCGGCATCTTCATCGCCTTCCTCATCGGCATTACGGAGTTCCTGCTCTACGTGCAGCAGGTGGCCTTGGAGGAAAGG CTCAGTTTCAAGGAGGCCTTCAAGAAGGAGATCCGCTTTGTGCTCTGCGTGTGGAACAACAGGAAGCCCATCGTGGCCGGCACTCCCATATCCAGTGTGAGGACGACGCCGCGCAGGTCCTTGGACAAGTCTCTGGATCGCACTCCCAAGTCCAGTCGCCGCGTTGTGATCGGTCGCTCCTCGGAGGAGATGCGCGAAATGGCCCAGGGATCTGCTTCCTCCTCGGGCAGCAACAACGCAGGCGGGGAACAGAAGGAGGCGCGGGTTTAA